The nucleotide window GCTATCGCGAGCACGGCGGCGCCAATGCCTGGTTCTATGTCGGCGGGGCTGTGGTGCTGTATCTGGTGTGGCTGGTATCGGCGATTCCCGGCTTTCTGCTTGCCGAACAACTCGCCGATCCGAAGAAATTCGGCGTCGATATCGCGATGCCGGCGTTCTTTGCGGCGCTGCTTGTGCCGGCCTGGAAGGGACCGCGTCGCGCGATTCCCTGGGTGGTGTCCGGTATTGTGGCTCTGACGGTGCACTACCTCGTGCCGGGCTATTGGTTCATCATTGCCGGCGCGCTGTCCGGCGCGGCGGCTGCGGGACTGATGGACGATCCGTCACCGCGTGGCTCGCAGCCGGAGCGGGCGTCATGACCGAGATGCTGCGCGGCGATGTGATGCTCGCCTTCGCGGTGATGACCGCGGTCACCGTGGCGTCCCGACTCGGCGGCTATTTCCTGATGCGCTATGTCGATGTCACACCGCGGATTCAAAGAATGTTCGAGGCGCTGCCCGGCTCCATCATCGTCGCGGCGGCGCTGCCCGTCGCTGTCAAT belongs to Rhodopseudomonas palustris and includes:
- a CDS encoding AzlD family protein, whose product is MTEMLRGDVMLAFAVMTAVTVASRLGGYFLMRYVDVTPRIQRMFEALPGSIIVAAALPVAVNGGPIVMVALAAAIAVSVLRRNDFLAVATGMLVAALARAVGLPG